In the genome of Rissa tridactyla isolate bRisTri1 chromosome Z, bRisTri1.patW.cur.20221130, whole genome shotgun sequence, the window ACAGGGTTTGTGCAGCGCTGAAGGTAGTTTTGGGTCTTTGTTCTGTAACATCAAATGTGGCCTGCAGTGTTACAGTAAACAAATCAGGGGGTGAGCTAGGAACCACCGCATCAGATTTAAGATCTATCATACATCAGCTAAATGCCATGTCATGAGGCTTACTGGAAATGGAGAAAACCTTAAGAGGTACTCAAGCAATGGCGAAGAACAGACAGATCCTGAAAAACGCAAACATCAGAGGGTAAGCTGAGCTATGGAAGTCAGGGAGAGAACTGAAGACTGCTGTGGTGCTACCTGAGTTACTAAGAGAAGATACAATGCGGACACCCAATGAGGGTAACCGGAGTGCTAGCCCAGAGCCCCGGTGTCAGGTATTAGGACATCTTCTTCGGATGATGCTGAGTAAGATTCTCCCATGGGAATTGTTCTTCCGTGCATAAAGTAAGAAGCAACGGCAGCTAAGGATATGGTTCTTTGTTACTCATGGCTAGATACAGCTTTTCAGGATAGAAGTGGctatttttccctttgtactAGGCTACCATCTTCCCTAAAAAGGCCTTCTTTTGGTGGAACCATCCAACTTTTTGAAAgtcctcaattaaaaaaaaaaaaaaatctgccagaaaTACCAGTGCTCCTACAGcaagaataaatttttaaaggaggggaggggaatgcCACCGTTCaaaaaactgaaggaaagaaataaatctttttcttctggcTTGCTGGAATTCAGTGTTACTTACCAACTACTGGACTCATGATTTTTCTCCCTGTCCTCACAGTGACCTTGGCTTTGATTATTCCTTGTGCATTCACAACTAATACTATGCCAACAGTCCACCACTTTAGTTCGAACAACAGTACTTTATGTACTGCTGAAATCCTAGTTTTCTGCAGATGGGAAGTTGCCTAATATTGGGACAAGGGGCAATTACATAAAATTTTAACAACAGCAGCTGAAATGCATGAgaaacaaatgtatttatttgtccaATTCAATGTTATTGTTGCACAGTGAGAGCTGCATAGTCTGTGAAATTTATCCTGTTTCAGTTAAAGGAAATGAGACTCTTCCCTTTGAGTGGGAGTGGATGGGGCCCTGAATTTGAAACAGCAAATCAGTTTTGGAAAGATGCTATACAGCGTTTGTTTGAAtgaacatatacatatatatatatatatatatatgatgaaAAGGCTGCTGTGTTCTCACAGGGCAATGAAATTATGCAGAACGTGGACCATGTAAAAAAGCTTATGCTTTATTAATGAGTCTGTTAGTGCCAATGTAGCTTCATTTTGTAGCAAGCAAATCATTTTAACTTGAATTTTCTTGTTTCAGGACCAGAGCAGTGGAATGCCTCTGTTGTTCCAAAATGTGCATTTGATAAGGACTGTTTGGCTCACAGAAAACACAGCCTTTCAGGAATGCAAAAATCCACATTTTGCCTTTTTCAACCACGGGTGCTTGCTTTTATACGTGGCACAAGGAGACGGAAACGGCCATGATGATTGTTTTTCTTCCGGTGCTTTTTCTACTGAAGCATCGTTAACTTTTTACAAATATACAGCTCGTAATTCCAGTCCTATGACTGCACGTTGTATTTCCTGTCTAACTCAATTAGTGTATTTATCCTTTCTAACTCTTGCTGGCTCCTGAGTAGAAATGTGAGGACACTGAGCATACCTAGCAGAGCAGAATCATCTGCCACTGCCAGGCAGGACTGCAACATGAAAAGTCCCAGCAGAGAGAAGATAACTACTAAATGTACTCCTCCACCCAGGAGACCATGGGCGTAACACCAGTTGTGTCATGGCttagaaaaagatgagaaaaggaaaggcattttctttttctttacaatatttttttttttatctgcattcTCTTTTTGTTGGGAAGTTTGCCTTGTAAATAGTGGGTATAAATTAATCTCTCTTTTCCAAGTGCATTCCTGCTGAAAGGGCCCTGCCCATCTTTTAATTCTGCCCCAAAAAATTGACACGCACTGGAGATTTGCAGTGCTGAGTCTCTCGAGCACAAAGACAGCAGGTATCACCTCACCCTCAAAACAAAGATAAGGTGATGGGAACATAGGTGGGTTGGAAAATAGCCAGGGAAGGAGGTTTAGAAGGACAGGCGGAGCGAGGGACACAATGAGAGGGAAGTTCCCTTATTCCCGATTTATCATTCCCCTAAGAACCTCTTACAGCAACAGTGCTAACATTGCACATTGAAAACGTGCAAGGAAATGACAGATGAGAATTATACTGACGGCATCATCAGATGCTAACCAGAAGGTTAAATGAGCTCTGCGGGAGGAACTAGTGCACTTGTGCCTCAGAGAACACGAGGTTTTGAGAGCCCCGCCGTGCCCAAAGCCACCACACACGGCTCCGCAGGTGGGTACTTCACATCAGCCAATGACGGTAATTTTGACAGTCAGGCTACCACTGATCTGCGTCAGGTTTTTATTGCCTGACAGGCAAGCGCAACAGCACTGCTCTCCACACTCTGAGGAACATCACCTATTCATCATTTGCATCCTGAACTCCTTCTAACGTTGTCATCAGCCTACATCTGTCATCGCCGTCTGCAAGCAGAGGGGACCAAGCCGGCAAGTGTTTTGCCACTCCACATAGACCactgtgttttttatttgcaCCTTCTCATTTCAACCTCATTCAGGTTCCCAGACATTCATGTTTTCACTTGCTTCCTTCATGAAACAGATAAAGTTTGGCAGTAACTGGTCGCAGGCAGCCTTGCCAAGTCCCCAGAAGCTTGTCTCTTACGTCTGGTTACACTTCAAAGacggtggggttttttgcctttgaagTGCACTCCTAAATCAACTGACTGCTTTGGACTCCACATCTAGTCTGTGTGTCATCTGGGCTAATGAACAGGAGATGTCTGGACATCTCTCAAGGTGTTTTAAGACCACCGCAGTATAGTTTACAAAGACCACAAACAACTAACTAGATCTATTacctaaaataaaaaaggcatttgttTATTAAATCAGGTTTTGCAGACTTTCTAATATGCTGGTGTTTTTTATTACTCGTGACCTAAAAGCACTACAGTTAGCATGTTACTGCGTTCTTCCTTGCTAGAAGTCAGGGCCAAATTACAGGCTAATCTGGACTGTCCAAACTTTGACTCTAACAGAAGAAAGGCTGAGTGGGAAGACAGTCTCTTAAGTGCTCAGAAGGGGGAGTGGATGGATGCTCACAGTATCTTTTTGACTGGTAGGAAGCTTCCACTGCTTTGTTTATACATATTTTCAATTACAGCACTGGCTATCTCTATTCAGGTAAAATTCCCAAGGGAGACTGATGGGATTtgtagagaaaagaaattaacctAGAATTACATGGTATAATGCTTATAATCTGTCTTTTGGCGTGGAGTTGAGCCGGGAAGTTAAGGGTAAGCCTTTGACCAGCTGTCTACAGTTCTCCCCCTAGATCCTTACAGTAAGCCTCCAGCTTAGACAGAGAAAAGTAGCAAGATGCTGCTGTACTGGAGCCATCGCTATTTCGTCACTGTTGTGGATAATACACAGCTTATATGGCTCTGAAGActccaaaggaggaaaaggagtttATGAGGACAAAGAGGAGGGGATGTAAGTCGGAAAACATACACTGAGAAAGGAAAGGATGCTATTTTGTCACGGTACAGAGCAGGGTGgatgaagcaaacagaaaaccaggaaaaacatTGCCTTCTGAGAGAAtaagcaaagagattttttttattattgtacaATTTTTTGCATCTTTATTTAATTTCGAAGTTTCCGTTACTGATTCTCTCTTCAAGACTTGGTAAACTGGATGAAAAGAtatgcattttggttttgtactaCAGGAATAAACTCCCACGACATGAAATCTCTTTCTCacaatggaattttttttctctcattttgttaCCCAAGGCATCTTTGAGATGGTTATCAATAAATGACAGTAACTGGATAAACAGTCTGTTATCTACTTTTCCTTTCATCAGTTGGTGAAAAATCTGCACAAACTACATACGACAGTGCCAGCAGAAGAAAATACCACTTGTTTCACTCAGACAGACACATACTGCTAAATATAGATTTTACAGAACTCTTGGTTTCTAAGTTCATAGGATTCATTTCCACTGCTTCTCAGGGGCTCTTTCTCATCTCCCATGTCATTGTCTTTCATCTGTGCAAAATAGGCAGGAGAAGCTTTGCATTCATAGTGCCTGTCAAGAGATTTCAGGTGGATCAACATATGAAGAGCATAGGCAAGAACCAGCAGCAGAATCAGCGACATAACCAATCCCATAAGTattgctggggagaaaaaggatgCACAGTCTTTTGCATAGGCAAAATGTCCTTCTTGAACGTTAAAACCTTGAAtctacaaagagaacaaaagggcTCATATTAAATAAGGTACTTGTGTCTCGGTTACAAACCGCTTCATGAATTTGCTCCTGATGGCagtaagaatttttaatttaatacctGCATATTGCAAAACTGTATCTATCAGTGCTAGATGGAGTTAATGCTCAGAGTTCATCCAGGTCAGTCTTCTAGAACCTGCCAGCTATTCTAATCCCCTTCACTCTGCGGCCCAAAGGATTTGCAGTtgtgttttaaacaaaatcttCTATGATCACCCTTGATAGCCCAGTAATATTTAATTGTAAGCGTAGTACCTTTCAAGTTAATGGTGCATTTTCAGCATCACTTGTTGAGAATCTCCAGAGTCTTTGTTTCAAACTGCATAAACTTCAACATGACAAACAAGGAAATAATTGCCTACCCTAATATTAGATTTTTCTCACCTGATAAAAGTGTGTAAATCATCTAAACTACCTGAAGTTGCATACAACTATGGCCAATACCAGTAAGTTTCACTTGTGGCTTCAGTTCTAATATGAAGTTTACCACACTGGCATTCAGGGAATTGACTGTCTGCTCCACTAAATCAGTCCAGGGGCATTTATCACATGGGGAGAAAAGGGCATCAGCTTTCCCCCTCAATCCCCTTTTTCAGCTATTCGTGCCCTATGACTTGGGTATCTAAAAGCAAGACATCCTAGTCCAGTTATCTTAGGCTCCCTTATTGTCAAAtgcagagaaacaggcacttccaGAAGATCATTAATCTCATCCTAAAATAAGGACCTAAGATGAGTCAGAGGAATTATCCACTGGCTTTAGAGGCAGGCTGGGGTGACTATGATCAGGGCACAAGGTTAAAATTACTAGGCATCAAAAGTTAAATGAGATGAATCTCATACGTGGTGACTGATGCCCTCATTAATGCCAGGTTTAAGAGCCCAGCTCAGACAGATCTAACACTGAAAGTTAAATTCACTCCTCACACTAAAGGGAAACCCAAGCAAGAGACTACAGAAAATCTATATAGTTCTTCATTTCCTTTGACAGAAAGATAAGTATAATAATTTAagtcttcatttctgtttcaggtTCTGTGGAGATCCTATAAACTGTACATGGAAGGTAATTATATTTTCTTGGCAGTGAAGTGCAAAATTCTCCATCAGTCTACCTATGGGACCCATTTGGCATAATTCCATGACATTACCTGGAAATCAATAAAAGTGACTTCCCAAAGCTTAGACAGGTCATTTGCAGAGCTGGGTATGAGAAGTGCATCATATCTCTGCAAGCTGCTCACATGCTCACAGTGGTAGGAGTAACTTGCCGGTGCATATATTCTGGTTGCATTAAACGTTGCTTGTATGGAGTGGTTGTAAAGAAGCTGCAGTCTGTGTAAACTGAACCAGTTCTGAACAGACAGCTCGTAATAGCTGGTTGTTAACAAGAACCTGAAATTATtgtatggggaaaaaagattGATAAGAAAGCAAGTCTAATAAGGGCTGCAACTATTAAATTCACATGTTGAACAATCTTAGAAGGCACACTGGTATTACCAGTGTTTCACCCATTTACATCAGTGTGAGCTCTAGCTCCTTCTATTTACTCTCGAAAATGATTTGAGTTTCTTCATTGTTGCGGCTGAAGGAGTTTGCTGCTCTCCCACACACTGAGAGGAAAGATGGGGGATTTTCCCTAAATGACTGAGAAAAAATGGTACAACATTGATATTGTGCTTCCATCCAAGATACAGAAAACTATTTAtcaagaaatgctgttttctttgatcACCAAGAAGCAAACATAAAGTCAGTCACAGTCTGATGCCTGAGCAGCCCACACTATCAGTTCTTGTGGCAAAATTCCCAGACAAAAATGTAGCTAATTAGCAAGGTTTAGCCAAAATCTCAGACATGGGAAGACTCTATGCAAAAGAGATGACCTGAACTTTTCTCATGAATAGAAAAGTcaacacagaagaagaaatgcCTCAATAAAACAAGGAAGGCAAACGACAGACCTATTAAATGCAGGTGGCTTGATTATATAATCAACAGTTCTATCACGTCATTTTTGCTTACACAAATTCTCCTAAAACAAATGGCATAAACAACGGCAAAACAATGGGTATTAACACATGattatctaatattttttttatcaaataaaCTTACCTAATAACAAGTCCCTTTAGATTGCCAACGTCACCAAACTTCAGAGAAAGCCTAGGTCAAAAAGCAAGTAACATCAGGCTAGCTGAAAACTCCAGAAATctcaagagaaaaagcagcacagaagattAAGCATAGTTATAAATGAAGCCTTTTGCTCAGTATACCTTTGaaatcagttggaaaaaaaacctgaaaggatTAAATCTTCCTCCAGTGAAATTCAGAAGTCCACCTGTTGATCTGAACAAGGCCTAGACTATCCAGAAAGAACAGAACTGCATGCTTAACTTTCAACACAATTCAATCCCACTGCTTCCAAAATCAGTTGACAACTAGGTTCATTTGATCTGTGTTCTCCTTCTCTAGCCCTGATATCTTAGTCGTGTATCATGTCTGTGTGCCATTAGAAAGCATAAACAACCACACTATTCTCATCTTTTTAAATACTAGAGCATAAAAAATGCAGATGCCATTTCAGTTAAAATTTCACACGTGTTCATTATTAGAGCAATATAAATACACTGACTGTGAGGTAGATGCTCATCTGTGGTAAGCATGGGCACCTGAAATTCACTAAATTGAAAGGCCCCAGCAGGTTAATTGTAAACTAACGTATGATCTACTATCCTTCCACCATCTCTGGAATTAATGCACTGTAGCACTGCATGATTAAGTGGCAtacattattttttgttgtttaacaaTAATATTTTGCCTCTTAAAACCTGCATAATAGATTCTCATTGTTGACATAAACTTTTCAGACCAAGTTAGAGACAAAATATAGTGAAAACGTGAAGCATCTGAAAGACTTACAAACTTAAACatgaagaatatttaaaaaaaaaaaaaactagcccTATGATTTCATAGATCTACATTTCTTCTTGTACCTTGACTAACACTGGTCCAATAAGCCAGGACACTGGAGCTAGACTATCACTTGCTTTATTGCAAAGGGAAATCATAGATAGTTGAAGATTAGAGACAGGCAAATATGGCATTTAACTCACTGGCTCAATCCAGAAGTTAgtgcataaaaaaaccccatcggCTGGATTATTATATTCATATGGCAAATGCTTATGTGTTTGATGTCAAACATTTTGTTTGACTGGCTCCAGCTACTTTGCATTGATTAGACAGTACAAGCCAGTTTGGAAGCTGGCCTAAAGCCAGAACAGAGTATTGTCTTAACAAAGAAGGCTGGAGAAGGGAGAAGTTTAAGGGGCTTTTCTGGGGTGAGAAAAACTGGGCAATGCATCGTGTGAGCACTCAGCCATCCACTGTCATAATTTAGGTCAGTTCTTAAACCTGAGATTACAGAGTAACATTCAAGCcagtttttccctttcttccccgcTACGGTCACATGCAGGCTGACTGAAAGTCTACCCAAGGCTCATATTTGACAATTACGCTGAGTCTACTGGCTCATGAGCCAAGATTATGCATTTTCCTATCCATAGAGCATGACTTCTACATATAGGGACCTCAATCGCTACTTGGATGCTGTCAAGTGGCAATGAATGAATGGATACTTGAAACATACAGTTTCTAATGACTTGGTATGTGGAATCTAGCAGAGATGCCACGGATCTGTCAAATGTCCTGAAAAATCCCTCCTAGCAAGATCTCCCTTCTTTGTTAGGATTCTGGAGCACGTTCAAAGGGCAGGAGTTAGTGGGAGTAGTATTTCTTAATGTATcccaaataagcaaagaaaagagGACAAAATGCTCAGTAGTCACAATATGTCTCTTGACCCCAGCAAAACCATGCCAGCCTCAGCTTCAAAATAAGCATCAAGGTCCTGCGTGCCTTTAGCAGCTGTGTCCCTATTTTGAGGCTACTCAGAAACCTATGggggaaacaaagagaaagatcAAAAGACATGGCATATAAGATGGCTCTGGACCCACAGATTTTGAAATCAAACTTCAGATACGGTGAAACACTCATAAAAGGCATGTCAAGGGTATGCTGCAGAGTAGTTCTGCTTCCCAACTCTTCCTGTagcttttttaatgaatattgtGTTCTATAAATTCCCAAATATATTCCAACATAACACAACAAGCAGAATATACAgccctgtggtgggctgaccccaACCAACAGGTAAGACCCACGCAACCACTCACTCACTCTGCCCACCCCACAGCAGACGGGAAAGAACAGGAACAGCAAAAGACAGAgcactcatgggtcaagatagaTTTTA includes:
- the LOC128903065 gene encoding V-type proton ATPase subunit S1-like protein; amino-acid sequence: MERNAAVWFLLLFLYVGFTVSVEQMIATMDGSSRAFSDQDSLQRNGRHYDGGVKPKFNVNQVAITQVVSYNLSRKGQWERASWRPFTHSHYSPLNVTVNGIPCILFWAKRIMIKFENHTQLDLTEKTFGVHATVDVGDSNCSEDNAMLSLKFGDVGNLKGLVIRFLLTTSYYELSVQNWFSLHRLQLLYNHSIQATFNATRIYAPASYSYHCEHVSSLQRYDALLIPSSANDLSKLWEVTFIDFQIQGFNVQEGHFAYAKDCASFFSPAILMGLVMSLILLLVLAYALHMLIHLKSLDRHYECKASPAYFAQMKDNDMGDEKEPLRSSGNESYELRNQEFCKIYI